A genomic region of Capnocytophaga canimorsus contains the following coding sequences:
- a CDS encoding alpha/beta hydrolase yields the protein MKALLVVLSVLFLTVINAQEVKKSQEIQLTNGDFAIDGVLQLPDKIKSPLLIYVPGSGNIDRNGNQPNTFVQASYIQQLADSLVAKGIAIFRYDKRTANTKNKALLSQSICFEDFVSDVKAIISYFRNDERFSSVNLLGHSQGALVAMLAIDSDISRLICVAGPSENVEQTLVAQLRKQSPALADKAKEHFQELMETGNIAQVHPFLISIFAPVNLKFLQSYNKYTPVQEIRKLQLPILIINGTSDLQVSPADAKKMHTVASDSRLVIIENMTHVLKIANNLYENQQTYINPKYPISTELVKQITDFLTQN from the coding sequence ATGAAGGCATTACTAGTCGTTTTGAGCGTTTTATTTTTAACGGTGATTAACGCCCAAGAGGTTAAAAAGTCACAAGAAATACAGCTAACCAATGGAGATTTTGCTATTGATGGGGTTTTGCAACTTCCAGACAAAATCAAGTCTCCACTGCTGATTTATGTGCCAGGTTCAGGCAATATAGACCGAAATGGTAATCAACCTAATACTTTTGTACAAGCTTCTTATATTCAGCAGTTAGCAGATTCTTTGGTTGCAAAAGGTATTGCTATTTTTCGTTATGATAAACGTACGGCAAACACTAAAAATAAGGCACTTCTTAGTCAATCCATTTGTTTTGAGGATTTTGTGTCAGACGTTAAGGCAATCATATCCTACTTCCGTAATGATGAGCGTTTTTCATCAGTCAACTTGTTGGGGCATAGCCAAGGGGCTTTGGTAGCGATGTTGGCTATTGATAGCGATATTAGTCGTCTAATTTGTGTAGCGGGTCCTTCTGAAAATGTCGAGCAAACTCTTGTAGCTCAGCTTAGAAAGCAGTCTCCAGCACTTGCCGATAAAGCCAAAGAGCACTTTCAGGAGTTGATGGAAACGGGAAATATCGCTCAGGTACATCCGTTTTTGATTTCGATTTTTGCCCCAGTAAATCTGAAATTCTTACAATCATACAACAAATACACGCCCGTTCAAGAAATCCGAAAGCTACAGCTCCCGATACTGATTATTAACGGTACTTCCGATTTGCAAGTAAGCCCAGCCGATGCAAAGAAAATGCACACCGTAGCCAGTGATAGCCGATTGGTAATTATTGAAAATATGACACACGTGCTTAAAATAGCAAATAATCTTTACGAGAATCAACAAACATACATCAACCCCAAATACCCTATTTCAACAGAACTTGTAAAGCAAATTACTGATTTTCTCACTCAAAATTAG
- a CDS encoding M16 family metallopeptidase: MKKNIKFIITLLITCFTVVTMAQNNRSKMPKPGKTPAINLKTPAIHKLPNGITLLVVENHKLPWVRLSFVMDVAPFAEGDKAGISDLTSSMMGNGSKNISKDDFNEEVDFLGGSIHLSTGGGSASSLPKYFPRIVEMMADAALNPNFTQEELDKEKARLIQGIKSGENSADAIASRVQGVLIYGSQHPYGEYATEQTINSITLEDVNSFYKDHFSPANVYMVVSGDIKEEQAKELISKHFYNWMPSTAMQKTVSSPTDVQYTQINFVDMPNAVQSEIRVNNLVDLTLSNKDFFAVLIANHILGGDFGSYINMNLREKHAFTYGAGSSVGTNKWTKSNFKIQTKVRNAVTDSAVVEILKEVNRIREEYVTDKSLAQAKAQYLGKFIMATENPATMAQYAINIKTQNLPEDFYKNYIANINAVTKEDIKRVVNKYFKTNNLRFTIVGKGSEVAPKLEALTHNGKAMPVFYFDKFGNRTEAPKNQVIPNDVTAQNVIEKYFNALGSPQAVNAVKTTATFGKAEVQGMTLDIAIKRSKQNKFNQTLSMMGNVVSKQVYNGNSGYAEVQGQRVSIEGKDLAVLQQESGIFPENHFKNHPEVTLVGVEKVGEEEAYNLQVTVNKNVFYSISSGLKIKEVSTQEMNGQTIENTVFYKDYKEVNGVKFPFTISIAIMGQTLDFKVQEIKINSDVSDADFE, translated from the coding sequence ATGAAAAAAAATATCAAATTTATAATTACGCTTTTAATTACTTGTTTCACAGTAGTAACTATGGCACAAAATAATCGTTCAAAAATGCCTAAGCCAGGCAAAACTCCAGCTATCAATCTAAAAACTCCGGCTATTCATAAATTACCCAACGGAATTACGCTCTTAGTGGTTGAAAATCATAAGCTTCCTTGGGTTCGATTAAGTTTTGTTATGGATGTAGCTCCCTTTGCAGAAGGCGATAAAGCAGGGATTTCAGACCTAACGTCTTCAATGATGGGTAATGGTTCAAAAAACATTTCGAAAGATGATTTCAATGAAGAAGTTGATTTTTTAGGAGGAAGCATTCATTTGTCTACTGGTGGTGGTAGTGCATCGTCTTTACCTAAATATTTTCCACGAATTGTAGAAATGATGGCTGATGCAGCACTAAACCCTAATTTTACTCAAGAAGAATTGGATAAAGAAAAGGCTCGACTGATTCAAGGTATTAAATCTGGAGAAAATAGTGCCGATGCTATCGCTTCACGAGTACAAGGAGTTTTAATCTACGGCAGTCAGCATCCTTACGGAGAGTACGCCACCGAACAAACCATCAATAGTATTACTTTGGAAGATGTTAATAGCTTCTATAAAGACCATTTTTCTCCTGCTAATGTGTATATGGTAGTTTCAGGAGATATTAAGGAAGAACAAGCAAAAGAGTTGATTTCTAAACACTTTTACAATTGGATGCCTTCAACGGCGATGCAAAAAACGGTAAGCTCTCCTACCGATGTGCAATACACCCAAATCAATTTTGTGGATATGCCCAATGCCGTTCAATCGGAGATTCGAGTAAATAACTTGGTAGATTTAACGCTTTCCAATAAAGACTTCTTTGCTGTTTTAATTGCAAACCATATTTTAGGAGGTGATTTTGGAAGCTACATCAATATGAATCTTCGTGAAAAACACGCCTTTACTTATGGCGCGGGGTCTTCCGTAGGTACTAATAAATGGACGAAATCAAATTTTAAAATTCAAACCAAGGTACGCAATGCGGTAACTGATAGTGCTGTGGTTGAAATTTTGAAAGAAGTAAATCGTATCCGTGAAGAATATGTAACCGATAAAAGCCTTGCTCAAGCTAAAGCACAATATTTAGGTAAGTTTATTATGGCTACTGAAAATCCGGCAACTATGGCACAGTATGCCATCAATATCAAAACCCAAAATCTCCCTGAGGATTTTTATAAAAATTACATTGCCAACATCAATGCTGTTACCAAAGAAGATATTAAACGGGTGGTAAACAAATATTTCAAAACCAATAATTTAAGATTTACTATCGTAGGGAAAGGTAGTGAGGTTGCGCCCAAATTGGAAGCTCTTACTCACAACGGAAAAGCGATGCCTGTATTTTATTTTGATAAATTTGGTAATAGAACAGAAGCTCCTAAAAATCAGGTTATACCTAACGATGTTACTGCTCAAAATGTAATCGAAAAATATTTCAACGCCTTAGGAAGCCCTCAAGCCGTGAATGCAGTGAAAACCACGGCAACTTTCGGAAAAGCTGAAGTTCAAGGAATGACTCTTGATATTGCTATTAAAAGAAGCAAACAAAATAAGTTCAATCAAACGTTGAGTATGATGGGCAATGTGGTTTCAAAACAAGTTTACAATGGCAATAGCGGATATGCTGAAGTTCAGGGGCAAAGAGTTTCTATTGAAGGTAAAGATTTAGCTGTTTTACAACAAGAAAGTGGTATTTTTCCTGAAAATCATTTTAAAAATCATCCAGAAGTTACACTGGTGGGAGTTGAAAAAGTAGGCGAAGAAGAGGCTTATAACTTGCAAGTAACCGTTAACAAAAATGTGTTTTACAGCATTTCAAGTGGACTCAAAATCAAAGAAGTTTCTACTCAAGAAATGAACGGACAAACTATTGAAAACACGGTGTTTTACAAAGATTACAAAGAAGTAAACGGGGTTAAATTTCCTTTTACAATATCCATTGCGATAATGGGACAAACTTTAGATTTTAAAGTTCAAGAAATCAAGATAAATAGTGATGTTTCAGATGCTGATTTTGAATAA
- a CDS encoding branched-chain amino acid aminotransferase — MNLEIERVKQSRIGQVDFSNLAFGKIFSDHMFFCHYKDGQWQQPQIKPYAPITLEPSASVFHYGQAVFEGMKAYKDDAGDIFLFRPFENYRRLNKSSKRLAIPEFPEEWFDQGLRQLLKIDSDWIQKGFGNSLYIRPFVIAMAPGVMASPSKEYMFFIITSPVQSYYGGDVKVKIADYYSRAANGGFGAAKAAGNYAGQFYPTQLAIQEGYQQIIWTDDTSHEYLEEAGTMNLFFRIDDTLITCPTSDRILDGVTRKSVITMAEKLGIKVEVRPVKVQELVQAAEKGTLQEIFGSGTAAVISPISGFGYNGKDYTFTRPEKTYAQTIKDAILNIQYNKTDDPFGWRIKI, encoded by the coding sequence ATGAATTTAGAGATAGAACGCGTAAAACAAAGTCGTATCGGTCAAGTAGATTTTTCCAACTTGGCTTTCGGAAAAATATTTTCAGATCATATGTTTTTCTGCCATTATAAAGACGGTCAATGGCAGCAACCTCAAATAAAACCTTACGCTCCGATTACCTTAGAGCCTTCAGCCAGCGTATTTCATTACGGTCAGGCGGTTTTTGAAGGAATGAAAGCTTACAAGGATGATGCTGGAGATATATTTCTCTTCCGCCCTTTTGAAAACTATCGTCGTTTAAATAAATCCTCAAAGCGCTTAGCTATCCCTGAATTTCCCGAAGAATGGTTTGACCAAGGTTTGCGTCAGCTACTTAAAATAGATAGCGATTGGATTCAGAAAGGATTTGGTAATTCCTTATATATACGTCCGTTTGTTATTGCTATGGCACCTGGAGTAATGGCCTCACCTTCAAAAGAGTATATGTTTTTCATCATCACCTCTCCAGTACAATCGTACTACGGAGGAGATGTAAAGGTAAAAATAGCTGACTATTACAGCCGTGCTGCCAATGGTGGTTTTGGGGCAGCAAAGGCAGCAGGAAACTATGCTGGGCAGTTTTATCCTACTCAATTGGCTATTCAAGAAGGCTACCAGCAAATCATCTGGACAGACGACACCTCCCACGAGTATTTGGAAGAAGCTGGAACAATGAACCTATTTTTCCGTATTGATGACACATTGATTACTTGCCCAACCAGCGATCGTATATTAGATGGAGTAACCCGAAAAAGCGTTATTACTATGGCAGAAAAATTAGGAATTAAAGTTGAGGTTCGTCCTGTAAAAGTCCAAGAATTAGTACAAGCTGCTGAAAAGGGTACGCTTCAAGAAATTTTTGGTAGCGGAACGGCTGCAGTTATCAGTCCCATCAGCGGATTTGGCTACAACGGAAAAGACTATACCTTTACACGTCCTGAAAAAACATACGCACAAACCATTAAAGACGCTATTTTGAATATACAATACAATAAAACCGACGATCCTTTTGGTTGGCGTATTAAAATTTAA
- a CDS encoding M16 family metallopeptidase has translation MAQEVAFEEYDLANGLHVILHQDNSAPVVTTGVMYHVGAKDEDPTRTGFAHFFEHLLFEGTKNIERGKWFDIVSSNGGRNNAFTTQDKTYYYEVFPSNNLELALWMESERLLHPVINQVGVDTQNEVVKEEKRQRIDNAPYGKIIYRTGVNPHLFKKHPYGQSVIGSMEHLDAATLDEFIAFKKKFYNPNNAVLVVAGDINIAQTKKWIEKYFGKIPNTAAKPKRVDIQEEPIKQTIKVTEYDANIQIPMKLYAYRTPGMKEKDAYVLNLISSILSGGKSSRLYKKMVDDKKSALQVLAFSDSQEDYGTYIIGALPMAGVSLDDLGKDIDQEIEKLQNQLISEREFEKLRNQIETNFVNSNQSTEGIALSLADYYTFYKDTNLINKSVEIYRSITREDIQRAAREYLNPNQRLDLDYLPESTKK, from the coding sequence ATGGCACAAGAAGTTGCTTTTGAAGAGTATGATTTAGCCAATGGCTTACACGTAATTTTACATCAGGACAATTCTGCACCCGTGGTTACCACTGGAGTGATGTATCACGTTGGGGCAAAAGACGAAGACCCTACACGTACAGGATTCGCTCATTTTTTTGAACATCTTCTCTTTGAAGGAACTAAAAATATTGAACGTGGTAAATGGTTCGATATTGTTTCTTCAAATGGTGGAAGAAATAATGCCTTTACTACACAAGACAAAACTTACTACTATGAGGTTTTCCCTTCCAATAATTTGGAATTAGCCCTTTGGATGGAATCCGAGCGCTTGTTACACCCAGTAATCAATCAAGTAGGGGTGGATACTCAAAATGAGGTGGTTAAAGAAGAAAAGCGTCAACGTATTGACAATGCGCCTTACGGAAAAATCATTTACCGAACGGGCGTAAATCCTCATTTGTTTAAAAAACATCCTTACGGACAATCCGTTATCGGGAGTATGGAGCATTTAGATGCTGCCACCTTAGACGAATTCATCGCCTTTAAGAAGAAATTTTATAATCCTAACAATGCTGTTTTGGTAGTTGCAGGTGATATTAACATTGCACAAACTAAAAAATGGATTGAAAAGTATTTCGGAAAAATCCCTAATACGGCTGCAAAGCCCAAGCGAGTGGATATTCAAGAAGAGCCTATAAAACAGACCATCAAAGTTACTGAATACGATGCAAATATTCAGATTCCGATGAAATTATATGCTTACCGCACTCCAGGAATGAAAGAAAAAGATGCCTATGTTTTAAACCTGATTTCATCGATTCTTTCAGGAGGAAAAAGTTCACGTTTGTATAAAAAAATGGTAGATGATAAAAAATCAGCTTTGCAAGTATTGGCTTTTTCTGATTCTCAAGAAGATTACGGCACATACATCATTGGGGCTTTGCCTATGGCAGGAGTAAGTTTAGATGATTTAGGAAAAGACATTGACCAAGAAATTGAAAAACTACAAAACCAACTCATCTCTGAGCGCGAATTTGAGAAACTTCGCAATCAAATAGAGACTAATTTCGTAAACTCTAATCAAAGTACAGAGGGAATTGCCTTGTCGTTAGCCGATTATTACACCTTCTACAAAGACACCAATTTAATCAATAAATCGGTAGAAATTTATCGTTCTATCACTCGTGAAGACATCCAACGTGCTGCCAGAGAATACCTAAACCCGAACCAACGTTTGGATTTGGATTACTTGCCAGAAAGCACTAAAAAATAA
- a CDS encoding mannose-1-phosphate guanylyltransferase codes for MDINHYAVIMAGGIGSRFWPISTSDYPKQFHDMLGSGRTLLQKTFDRLSGFIPKENILVLTNAMYFDLVHQQLPDLHSENVVSEPCMRNTAPCILYAAMKIKQKNPNAVMIVAPSDHWIENEIAFISDVKACFEAAKTSDILMTLGIVPTFPNTGYGYIQYEKQTQRHIKKVNKFREKPDYETAKSFLNEGNFLWNAGIFVWSVSSVLKEFEKYQPVLFALFEAGNQYYNTSSEADFIKEQYPKAENISVDYAILEPSDNIFVYPAHFDWNDLGTWGSLHEKLPKDEQQNATVNAQVLFKSAKNNIVRTENKKIVIIDELDDYIVVDKEEVLLIYPKYKEQQIKEILNEVKVKFGDHLG; via the coding sequence ATGGATATCAATCATTATGCAGTAATTATGGCAGGAGGGATAGGCTCTCGCTTTTGGCCTATAAGCACTTCAGATTATCCTAAGCAATTTCACGATATGTTGGGTTCGGGAAGAACGCTACTACAGAAAACGTTTGACCGTTTGAGTGGTTTTATTCCCAAAGAAAATATATTGGTGCTTACCAATGCGATGTATTTTGATTTGGTTCACCAGCAATTACCCGATTTACACTCAGAGAATGTGGTTTCAGAGCCTTGTATGCGAAATACAGCACCTTGTATTTTATATGCGGCTATGAAAATCAAGCAGAAAAACCCCAATGCTGTAATGATTGTTGCTCCTAGCGACCATTGGATTGAAAATGAAATAGCTTTCATATCTGATGTAAAAGCGTGTTTTGAAGCTGCTAAAACTTCAGATATTTTGATGACTTTGGGGATTGTACCTACTTTTCCCAATACGGGATACGGCTATATTCAGTATGAAAAGCAAACACAACGGCACATTAAAAAAGTAAATAAATTTCGTGAAAAGCCTGATTATGAAACGGCAAAATCCTTTTTAAATGAAGGAAATTTTCTGTGGAATGCTGGGATTTTTGTATGGAGCGTAAGTAGTGTCTTAAAAGAGTTTGAAAAATATCAACCCGTGCTTTTTGCTCTTTTTGAGGCAGGGAATCAATATTACAACACTTCTTCTGAGGCAGATTTTATTAAAGAACAATATCCTAAGGCAGAAAATATTTCGGTAGATTATGCGATTTTAGAGCCTTCGGATAATATTTTTGTATATCCAGCTCATTTTGATTGGAACGACTTGGGTACTTGGGGCTCTCTTCACGAAAAATTGCCTAAAGATGAACAGCAAAACGCCACGGTCAATGCCCAAGTGCTTTTTAAAAGTGCCAAGAATAACATCGTACGAACTGAAAATAAAAAAATTGTGATTATTGACGAACTTGATGATTATATTGTTGTTGATAAAGAAGAAGTTCTTTTGATATATCCTAAGTATAAAGAACAGCAAATCAAAGAAATACTCAATGAAGTCAAGGTTAAATTTGGTGACCATTTAGGTTGA
- a CDS encoding SprT-like domain-containing protein: MEQILGRYIPEKAVLVCFEMIKHYKVHLKIVNERRTRHGDYRLLPDGQHQITVNAGGNKYRFLITLIHEIAHLVAFQRFGRQIKPHGQEWKYTFQQLMLPFIRPEIFPAQLLQVVARHFKNPTASSDIDVHLSVALKKYDQQHDKNYIFELPLGSIFRTDDGRVFQKGKKRIKRYECLEVSSGRIFIFQPHAEVEPLRITQ, translated from the coding sequence ATGGAACAAATTTTAGGTAGATATATTCCTGAGAAAGCTGTGTTGGTTTGTTTTGAAATGATAAAGCACTACAAAGTGCATTTAAAAATTGTAAACGAGCGACGTACCAGACACGGAGATTATCGGTTGTTGCCTGATGGTCAGCATCAAATTACTGTTAATGCAGGGGGGAATAAGTATCGTTTTTTAATCACGTTAATCCACGAAATAGCTCATTTGGTGGCTTTTCAACGCTTTGGAAGACAGATAAAACCTCACGGACAGGAGTGGAAATATACTTTTCAGCAATTGATGTTGCCTTTTATTCGTCCTGAAATTTTTCCAGCACAGTTACTTCAGGTTGTAGCAAGGCATTTTAAAAATCCAACGGCTAGTAGTGACATTGATGTACACTTGTCGGTAGCTTTGAAAAAATATGATCAACAGCACGATAAAAATTATATATTTGAGCTCCCTTTAGGTAGTATTTTTCGAACCGATGATGGGAGGGTATTTCAAAAAGGTAAAAAACGAATTAAAAGATACGAATGTTTAGAGGTTAGTTCAGGACGAATTTTTATATTTCAGCCTCACGCCGAGGTGGAGCCTCTTCGCATTACACAATAA